From Deltaproteobacteria bacterium:
ACGTAGTAAATCTTTAATAAAAGCTGAGACACCCAAAGTACCTTGTTCATCAAGTACTCTAATAGTTTCAGAGCCAATAACCGCAATATCTACTTTGTTATGTAAATATTTTAGATCATCACGTTTACGCACGCCAAAACCAACTGCCAATGGTATATTAGTCGCAGCGCGACAACGTTTGAAATATTCTTCAAGTTCAAAAGCAAATAGAGTTTCAGCACCAGTAACACCCTTGCGAGCGATACAATATATAAAACCACTAGCGTTTGATGCGATTTCGTTTAAACGTTGCTTTGTAGTATTGGGTGAGAAAAGAAAAATTGGTTCGAGATTTTTGGTACGCATTGCGGATAAATATTCACGACCTTCTTCGTGGGGTAAATCTGGTATGATAGCGCCACGGATATTTGCCTGACACATTTCATTAGTAAAGCGGGCAATTCCGCGCGTAAAAGCGATATTATAGTAACTCATAAAAACAAATGGAATATGATGACGCGCAGTTACTTTATGAGCAAAGGCCAAACAATCATCTACGGTAGTGTGGTTAGCTAAGGCATGTTGATTGGCTCGCAATATTACGGGACCATCAGCAATAGGTTCAGAAAACGGAATTTGTAGTTCCATTAAATCGACACCAGCCTCAACCATTGCATCAACAATTTTTAATGAGGCATCAAGGCTGGGATAACCAATTATAATATGGGTCATTAGCAACAAACGGCGATTTTGTAGGCGCTCACGGATATATGTTTCTAACATGTTAATTCTCAACATTAATTTGGTTTAAGAATTGGCTTTATCACGAATGAATTCTTTCCAGGCCGGATCGTTAAAGGCTTGTGCAATAGTGAAAATATCTTTATCACCACGCCCGGATTGGTTGATAAGAATAATATCTTGTGAAGTTAAAGATGGCGCTTCTTTAAATGCCTGTACAAAGGCATGAGTTGATTCAAGTGCTGGAATCAAACCTTCTTTACGAGTAGTTAATTGCAAGGCTTCGATAACTTCAGTATCTAACGCCGCTTCAAAACGTACCCTACCAATATCACGATAATGAGATAATAGTGGCGAGACACCAGTATAGT
This genomic window contains:
- a CDS encoding tryptophan synthase subunit alpha translates to MLETYIRERLQNRRLLLMTHIIIGYPSLDASLKIVDAMVEAGVDLMELQIPFSEPIADGPVILRANQHALANHTTVDDCLAFAHKVTARHHIPFVFMSYYNIAFTRGIARFTNEMCQANIRGAIIPDLPHEEGREYLSAMRTKNLEPIFLFSPNTTKQRLNEIASNASGFIYCIARKGVTGAETLFAFELEEYFKRCRAATNIPLAVGFGVRKRDDLKYLHNKVDIAVIGSETIRVLDEQGTLGVSAFIKDLLR